CCGCCGCTGCTCCAGATCGGGTTCGAGCCCCACGCCACAAACAGCTCGCTCTTCCGCAGTTCATAGCGGTCGTTCATGCCGCCCGAACTGGGCATGCCAATGGCGGGTCCGGTCGTCGTCCACGTGCCGAGCGAGGTCGTGCCCCAGTGCCCCGTGTAGCCGCCGAATAGGCTCAACGCGCGCTGGATCTCCGACCCGCCGCTCACAAAAACAGAGCGGTTGCCGTACTTGTCCTTGATACGCTTCAGCTCGCTGGAGACGATGTTGAGCGCCTCGTCCCACGAGATGCGCACCCACTCGTCGCGCCCGCGCAGCGATTTGTCGCCGCCGCCCGGCGCCCAGTTCTTGCGCTTCATCGGGTACTTGATGCGGTCTGCGCCAAAGACCTGGTAGCGCTGGGCGTGACCGCGGGCGCACGCGCGCTGCTGCGGATAGTCCGTGCTGTCGGGATGCGTGTCGTCGGTCTTCTGCCGCACGAACACGCCGTCCTTCATCAGCGCGTAGTTGACGCAGCGCCCGCCGCAGTTGTGCCAGCACGCCGCCAGCACCCACTTCTCCTGTCCGGCGGTGGGTGCGGCGGCCGACGCGGTTGTGGCGGGCTGCAATCCAAGCTTCAACCCGCTCGCGACCAACGCGGCCGTGCCGCCCAGCGCCGCGCTCCACTTCAAGAAGCGGCGGCGGCTGAGGACCGTGTTGGTCAGGGATTGGGTGAGGAATGGGTTGTCACTCATAGCATATTCCTCCGTTATGGGACTGCCTGCAGGTGAGGGTTCCCGGTTGAGGCGCAGGGCAGGCATCGCCCTGCGTGCAGTTGATGACCGTCAGCATGCGTAGGCTGTCTGCTCGAAGAGTTGACATACAAACACATGTCCACAGGGGAAGAATACAGCGTGCACGGCACGCGCGCATCTACCGGGTGGGTGATTGAGCATCACCCGGATGGGTGATCTTGAAGGAACAGGCAGCGAGGTTGCGTGAACTGCTCAGGCTTCCGTCGGGGGAGGCGAGACGATGCCGCGACGCACGGCGAACGCGGCCGCCTGCGTGCGGTTGTGCAGTTGCAGTTTATTCAGAATATTGCGCAGGTGCACCTTGATGGTATTCACCGACACGCACAACTGCTCGGCAATCTGCAGATTGCTGGCGCCCTGCGCAACGAGCCGCAGCACGTCAGTCTCGCGCTCGGTGAGCGCCTCTTCGCCTGCGTCGGCATGGAACGTGTGACTGGCAACCGCTTTCAGCAAGCGGGCGGCCATCGCGCGGGTCAATGCGGCATCGCCGTGCGCTACGCTCTCGAGCAGATCGAACAACTCCGAAGCGTCGAGGGACTTGAGCAGATAGCCTGCCGCGCCGAGCTGCACCGCTTCATACAGGTGCTCGCTCAGCTCGGAGGCGGTGAGCATGACGATAGCCGTCGAGGGCAGGAACTCGTGAATCTGGTGCGCCGCGGCGAGCCCATCACCGTCGGGCATCATGATGTCCAACAGGATCACGTCAGGGTGCAAGGTCCGCGCGCACTCGACGGCCTCACGCCCGCTGGCCGCCTCGCCGACGACGCGCGCCAACTCAGGACGCGTGTGGAGCAACCCGATCAGCCCCTGGCGGAACAGCCGGTGATCGTCGGCGACCAGAACTCTGAGGGGAAGCATAGGGACCTACCTTTCCATGAGCGGCAGCCAGACGTCGACGCACGTGCCGTGATTGGGCTGCGAGGTGACCTGCAGGGCGCCGTTGACGCTCAAGGCGCGCTCGTGCATGGTCTGCAAGCCAAAGTGCCCGTGTTCGCTGTTCCCGCCAAAGCCAACCCCATCGTCGCGCACCGCCACATGCAAGCGATCAAGACCAACTGACAGGTTCACGGAGACTCGCCGCGCGCGGGCGTGCTTGCGGACGTTGGTCAGCGCCTCTTGCACGATGCGCACCAGTTGCGCCTCGGCAAGCGGAGAGAGGTGCGGGGCATCGGGCAGGTCATGCACCAGCCGCGCGTCCAGCGCGGTCTGCACGCTGAACTCGTCTATGTAGGCTTGCAGTGCGGGAATGAGTCCGACGTCGCCCGCCAGCGTGGTGCGCAGGCTCAGGATGCCTTCGCGCGTGTCGGCTTGTGCTTCCTTGATGCGCTGGCGCGCCCCCACGAGGTGCGGTAGGACGTCCTGCGCGTGTCCCTGTCGCACCAACGCCTCAAGCGTCTGCATTTCCAGGCTCAGGTAACCGAGGACTTGCGCCACCCCATCGTGCAACTCGCGCGCGATGCGCGCGCGCTCCTCGATCACCGCGAGCGATTGCATCCGCGACGCCATCAGGGCATGTTCCAGCGCGATCACGCTCTGGTCGGCCAGGCGTTCGAGCCCTTGCTGATCGGCATCCGTGAAAATACTGGACGTGTAACGCTCAACCCAGAGACCGCCCCAGACGCGTTCGTCGAGTTGCAACGGTACAATGATCGCCGACTGAATCGCCTGCTGGCTGATTGGACAGCGCCAGACCGGCTGATTGCCATCCATCGCCTGCGGATAGCGCGCGGTGCGCCGCGCCCGAATCGCATCATCGATATGCGGGTCCTGCGCCAGTCCCATGTTCTTGCTGAGGCGGGCGCCTGCGTCTGTCGCATAGCACTTCAATTCCAATTGTTCACCGGCGGAATCCCAGAGTGCGAGCGCGGCCAGGTCGGTTGCAAGCAGTCGCCGCGCGCCTGCGACGATGGCGCTGAGCACGTCATCCACATTGTCGAGGTTGGCGATTTTCCGGCTGATGCTAACCAGGCTGTCGGTCCACTCTTCGGCAGACTGCCGCGCCTCGGACTGCACGCGCAACGCTTCCTGCTGGGCCTGTGCGCGCTCCGCATTCAGCCGCGTGATGCGCCGCTCGCGCTCCGCCTCGAACACACCCAACGCGCCCACGACGAAAAATGCGACCGCCAGCGCGGACAGCGCGCGCCAGACCTGAACGGGCGTGCCCGTTAGCGCCAGTACGCGGTCGTAGTTGAGCCACGGCGCCAGGCCGTATGGCGCGGACGGGACAATCAATCCGGCGACCAGCGCGTTGAAGGCAAATCCAAGCGCGGCACCCAACAGCCAGTAGCCTGCTCGCGCATACCCGCTGGACAGCAGGCTGCGCCACTGCCGCACAAAACCAAACGACGCGAGCAGCGAGCCCGGTAGATAGAGCAGATAGCGCGACCAGACATCGGCCGCGGTTTCAATGACGGGATCCGTGAGCGCGACGACGATACCATAGGTGACGAGCAACGCACCCGGCACGAGCAGCACGGGGGGAATGAGCGTCAGCCATTCGGGCAGGGGTCCGGCCTCCCCGACCAGGCCGATGCCGAAACGAACGAGCAGCAGCGCCGACAGGGGCAGCATGATCGTTCGCGTGGCTTGCAGAATGCCATGCAGAGGCTCCGGGGGGTTGAGCAGCATGAACATGTCGGACCATTCGACGATACTGTGCGCAAGACCAAATGCGGCCAGCCAGCGGAGGTGATGACCGAACGCAAGCGCACTGGCGCGTCGCGACTCCAGCGCGACGGCCAGCCCCATCGCGAAGAACGCCAACCCGTATAAGAAGAATACATGGACCAGCATCGCCGTGGCTCGATACTCAATTGGGCCCGCAGCATACCACCGGCACACCGCAGAGCAGGTGATATACTCAGCGCCGCACAGAAACGCCCCTTCTATTTTATCCGGCACCGGGCACGTTGCGCAGGGGCAATTGTCCTATCGTTTGTGGTATTAGCATCAGGTCTGTCCATGACAATTAGAAACCCACAGCGCGACAATTAGAAATGCCCGTGCCACTGTTCCGTGGCGGTGGGGGTTGTGCGGCACAGCAAGCCGTCATGTTTGAACCGCTTTCGAACGTATGGAAGGCGGCAATCGGACTGGTTATCTCAGTCAGCTAGCCTGGATTCCCAAGGAGAATCCTCACACCGTGCGATTGGCCCCTTCTGTGTCTTGACGAACCCATCCACCTTAGTGTTTCGTCAATCTCTGTTTGCTTCGCCCACGCGAACGGTGGTAAACTAGCGTCATACTGGGCAGGCGAGCATCACGCAAGGAGCGCATTATGGACACGCGAACGAAACGTATGGCGCTGGTGGCCGCACTCATGCTCTTGGTTGCGGCGCTGCTCTTCGGCACCAGCGCGCCGACGCTGGCGCAGTCCGGCAGCGGCTACGATCTGACGTGGAACGTGATCGGCGGCGGTGGCGCGACGTTCAGCACCGGCGGCGGCTATTCGCTCGGCGGCACGATCGGCCAGCCCGGCGCGGGCGCCATGTCCGGCGGGACATACACCCTGTCCAGCGGGTTCTGGAGCGGTGTGACGAACTGGCTGAATACCTATCTGCCGGTCATCCGGCGGTAGTCAAAGGCATAGTATCCAACTCACAGAGGCGAGTCCTGCGGATTCGCCTTTTTGTTATCCGGTTGACACGGAGCGAACGACGATGCAGGAACTACGCAACAAAGTGGCGGTCATTACCGGCGGCGCCAGTGGCATCGGCCGCGCATTGGCCGACCGGGCGCTGGAAGAGGGTATGCGCATCGTGCTGGCCGACGTGGAGTTAGGCGCGCTCGACCGCGCCGCGGGCGAACTGAAAAATGCCGGCGCCGATCTGCTCGCCGTTCGCTGCGACGTGTCGCAGGCCGAGGCGGTGGACGATCTGTCCAAGCGCACGCTCGACCGCTTTGGCGCGGTGCACCTGCTGTTCAACAACGCCGGGGTCGGCTCCGGTGGGCCGATCTGGGAACAGTCGCTGGACGATTGGAAATGGGTGCTCGGCGTCAACCTGATGGGCGTCGTGCACGGCATCCATGCGTTCGTGCCGATCATGCTGGCGCAGAACGAGCCGTCCCATATCGTCAACACCGCATCGATGGCCGGCCTGGTCACGTCGCCCGGTATGGGCGCCTACAAT
The window above is part of the Chloroflexota bacterium genome. Proteins encoded here:
- a CDS encoding response regulator transcription factor, with the protein product MLPLRVLVADDHRLFRQGLIGLLHTRPELARVVGEAASGREAVECARTLHPDVILLDIMMPDGDGLAAAHQIHEFLPSTAIVMLTASELSEHLYEAVQLGAAGYLLKSLDASELFDLLESVAHGDAALTRAMAARLLKAVASHTFHADAGEEALTERETDVLRLVAQGASNLQIAEQLCVSVNTIKVHLRNILNKLQLHNRTQAAAFAVRRGIVSPPPTEA
- a CDS encoding GAF domain-containing protein, which translates into the protein MLVHVFFLYGLAFFAMGLAVALESRRASALAFGHHLRWLAAFGLAHSIVEWSDMFMLLNPPEPLHGILQATRTIMLPLSALLLVRFGIGLVGEAGPLPEWLTLIPPVLLVPGALLVTYGIVVALTDPVIETAADVWSRYLLYLPGSLLASFGFVRQWRSLLSSGYARAGYWLLGAALGFAFNALVAGLIVPSAPYGLAPWLNYDRVLALTGTPVQVWRALSALAVAFFVVGALGVFEAERERRITRLNAERAQAQQEALRVQSEARQSAEEWTDSLVSISRKIANLDNVDDVLSAIVAGARRLLATDLAALALWDSAGEQLELKCYATDAGARLSKNMGLAQDPHIDDAIRARRTARYPQAMDGNQPVWRCPISQQAIQSAIIVPLQLDERVWGGLWVERYTSSIFTDADQQGLERLADQSVIALEHALMASRMQSLAVIEERARIARELHDGVAQVLGYLSLEMQTLEALVRQGHAQDVLPHLVGARQRIKEAQADTREGILSLRTTLAGDVGLIPALQAYIDEFSVQTALDARLVHDLPDAPHLSPLAEAQLVRIVQEALTNVRKHARARRVSVNLSVGLDRLHVAVRDDGVGFGGNSEHGHFGLQTMHERALSVNGALQVTSQPNHGTCVDVWLPLMER
- a CDS encoding SDR family NAD(P)-dependent oxidoreductase; this encodes MQELRNKVAVITGGASGIGRALADRALEEGMRIVLADVELGALDRAAGELKNAGADLLAVRCDVSQAEAVDDLSKRTLDRFGAVHLLFNNAGVGSGGPIWEQSLDDWKWVLGVNLMGVVHGIHAFVPIMLAQNEPSHIVNTASMAGLVTSPGMGAYNVSKHGVVTLSETLSLELAERNAPIKVSVLCPGWINTRIAEADRNRPGGPSGDDRSRMNAAIRQAIAHGLPAAQVADLVFAAVRSGKFYILTHPNWKPLIRQRMQAILDESDPANGMGRTGR